TCTGAATTGCGATTGCTGCAAATTCTTAATCGAGAGTCGGCAAGCTGGAAAGAGATTGCCAAGAAGCTTGAGCAGCGTCTCGGCAATTATCGAACGGTCTCGATGCCATCCTCGCAGAGACGCTTCCTGATGGCGGAGTTGCAGGCCCTTACTGACGAGCCGATCTACTGGCCAACCCAAGCTGCCGAAAAGTTGGCCGCAGAAGTCGCCGAGACACTCGGTGCCTCTCCTGGGGGCTCAAGATCTCTAAGCAAAACGAACCTTCCAGAGATTTGGAGTCAAACGTCGCAGGATAAACGCCTTGTACTGCTGATGAGTGAGGAGACCATTAGGCGAGAACTCGCCACATTCGCGAAGGGGCAATCGTTACCCGAGGGAGTTGAGTTCGTCGTTACCTCAGCCAAGGAACCTGATCAAGCTTTAGTGAGTATGCCCATTGGACAACGATTGGGTCCTTGGAGGGTGAGTCTCGTAGCGACTGAGGGTGATCTCTTCGAAAGGAATTCTCAGCAGCAGAAAGCTTTTCACGCATGGATCGCCCTGATTGTCATTGGGACGACCTGCGTCCTTGGGTGGCTACTGGCGGCAACCATTCGGCGTCGTCTGCAATTGGCACAATTAAAGAATGATTTGGTTGCAACCGTTTCCCACGAGTTGAAGACTCCACTGGCAGCCATTCGGCTGTTGGTTGATACGCTCTTGGAAGCGGAAGATCAGCCAGATCGAAGCACCGGGGACACGCGAACGCGCGAGTATCTGGAGTTGATCTCTAAAGAGAATTCCAGACTCACACGACTGATTGAGAATTTCCTCACGTTCAGCCGGATGGAACGCAACAAGCAGCGTTTCGATTTTCAGCCGATTGACCTGAGTGAAGCAACCAGAAAATCAGCCGAGGTCTTTGAAGAACATATCGGCGAGCTGTCATCTCCGTTGACGCTTCGGTTGGCTGGTCCGTTGATGGTCTCAGCAGATTTCGACGCGCTGGTGACGGTCGTCGTGAATCTGCTGGAGAACGCCTGGAAGTATAGCGAAGACGACAAAGAGATCGTCCTGGCAACCTCGACGGACGGGTCCAACGCAGTTGTCGCCGTTCGCGATCATGGAATTGGCCTCTCCGCACGCGACCAACGACGTATTTTCGACCGCTTTTATCAAGTTGATCAAAAAGTTTCGCGAACTCGCGAAGGCTGTGGCCTAGGCCTGAGCATTGTCCATGCGATCGTCGAAGCACATGGTGGCGAGGTTTCCGTCGAGAGTCAACTTGGCGAAGGCAGCACCTTTGAGGTTCGGCTGCCGCTGGTTGAAGTTAAGCAACAACAGGATGTCGCTAGCGAAGTAGCGGGGGCCATAACATGAGCACGACACAGCGGATCATGATTATCGAAGACGACGCGACCTTGCTGCGAGGGCTCACTGATAACTTCACCGATGCCGGCTTCGACGTTGACAGCGCGTCGGACGGAGCTGTCGGTCTCGCTCAGACGCTCGCCCAACCTCCTGACGTGATGTTGCTGGATATCATGCTCCCGAAGCTCAACGGCTACGAGATCTGTCAACGCGTTCGCAAAGAGAAACTCGACTTCCCGATCATCATGCTGACCGCCAAGGGCCAAGAGGAGGAGATCGTCCGCGGCTTGGAATTGGGTGCCGATGACTACGTCACGAAGCCGTTCGGAATCCGCGAATTACTAGCACGCGTAAACCGATTGGTTCGCCGCCAAGAAAGCGAGATGCCTGAGGGCGTAGAAATCGGTGACGCGGTTTTCAACCGAACTTCTCAGAAACTGACGCGAGAAGGCGTAGAAGTCCCTTTGACTCGCAAAGAATACTTGCTGCTGGAGTACTTCGTCTCTCAGAGTCATCGCGCGCTGACACGGCGCGACATCATGGACCGTGTTTGGGGCAGGGCAGTGATTGTCAGCGGGCGCAGCGTCGACCGCTGCGTTGCTACATTGCGCAGCAAGATCGAGCCGGAACCCAGTCGACCGCAATTCATCCACACGATTCGCGATGTTGGCTATCGGTTCGAGCTTGGTTGAAGAGTGAGTCGAAAAGATGGTAGGCGGCGTTGCTCGGTTGGGCATCGAGTAAAGTCTTTTACTCTTCTGCCGAGCATTCTGCCGAATCGGTTCCCTTATCGCCGCCGCCAGTGTATTTTGTATGCAATTGAGGCTCGTCTTTCGTAGAAGCCCGCCTCAACTCGCTCTCATCCGCGGCAGGGGATCACGTCATGAAGTTTGTCTCGTTTTTGTTCTTTGTTTCCCTGGCTCACTTCCTGTGGCAACCAGTCGAAGCTGTCGGTGAAGACCACTCGCAAGAAACTGCAGAAGCCTTTCCCTACGGTCTGGTTCCTGAGCAAAAACCAGACATCCCGTTGAGCAGGGCGATGAACCGTGTATACGAAGGTAGCTATGGCGGGCTGGACTGCGCCCGTAATGAGTTCTTCACGCGATTCAAGTACACTCCGCTGCAAGGTTTTGACTACCACGGCCATGATGGAACCGTCTCGAGGCGCGATGCCACGAAAGTAATTCGTGTGAACGGCAAGTACTACGTCTGGTACACGCATCGCCAAACGCCCACTCCGCCGGACTACGAGGGCGGTGCTGGGGAGACGATCCCTTCCCGCGATTGGGACCTGGCTGAGATATGGTATGCCACCAGCAAGGATGGATTCGTCTGGGAAGAGCAGGGCGTTGCCGTCGAGCGGATGGAGAAGCCCAATGCCGGCTGGCGATCGGTTTCGACTCCTGACATTCTTGTCTGGAAGGGGAAGTACTACTTGTATTATCAGGCCTATTTGATGATGCCCGGCAGTCGGACGTCGAGCGCTACTAACGGCGACGACTGCCCGGTTTCGGTTTCCGTGGCCGACTCGCCAGACGGACCTTGGACACCCTCGAACAAGATTGTCGTCCCCAACGGTCCGCCCGGTTCATGGGACCAGTACGTGATTCATGACCCTTATCCGTTGGTTTACAACGGAAAAATCTACCTCTACTACAAAGGCGAAATGGGGGGCCAGCCCCCGGTGCGAGCCCAAGGATTGGCAATCGCGGACGATCCTCTCGGGCCGTTCAAGAAGCATCCGTTGAACCCGGTTATCAACTCGGGACATGAAACCTCGCTCTTTCCATGGGGCAAGGGCTTGGCCGCGATCGTCAGCCGGCACGGGCTCGAACACAACACGATTCAATACGCACCAGACGGCGTGAACTTCGAGGTGAAGGCCATTACGGGCCTGATGCCGATCGCACCGGGTGCCCACGTGCCCGATGCCTTCACGAACACGGACGACGGTCGTGGCATCACTTGGGGATTGTGCCACTTTCGCAATCTTGGTCGTGAAGATGGCCGCAGCCACAGTATGCTCGCACGGTTTGATTGCGATCTGAGTCTCGACGTTCACGACCCAGAAATGAAAGAGAGCGATATCTTCGTCCAGCCGAAGATCTATTTCAATTTCGGACTGAGCGAGGAGCAAAGAAAACGTCTCGGGGCGCCGGCGGCGGATCCGAACTTCGTCATCCCCGAGTAGCAAACGTTTTGAGCTGACATCTATTCGTCGCTAGCCTGGCCGCTCAATTCTCAAAAAACCTTACTGGTATCCACTATGAAATTCTTCGCCAAGTATCTGGCCCTTTTATTCATCTTGCAGATGCAACTTACGTCAGCAGAAGAAGAGCCTTCAAGCGGTTTTCCGTTCGTCCTACCGAAAGAAAAACCTAACCGCCCCCTCAGCGCTGCAATGGAACGGAACTACACTGCCTACTCCGCTCCCCGGCCCGAGGACAACGAGTTGTACTCGCTCTTCAAATACACGCAACTCAAGGGTTTTGACTACAACAATCACGATGGCACCATCTCTCGGCGTGATCCTTCCAAGGTGATCTTCGCAAATGGCAGGTACTACGTTTGGTACACGCACCGCGAGACGCCAACTTCTCCCAAAGGTGCGAGGAACTCCACCGAAACGATTCCCTCTAGCGATTGGGATTTGGCGGATATCTGGTATGCGACAAGCAAGGACGGGTTTACGTGGGAAGAGCAAGGCGTCGCCGTGCCGCGTCCGCCGAAACCACAACCCGGTTGGCGTTCGGTTACAACAACCGACATCTTGGTTTGGAAAGGTAAGTACTATCTCTATTACCAAGCCTTCATGGAGGCCAGCGGCACTCGTGGCGACGATTGTCCGGTGGCCGTTTCGGTAGCTGGTTCACCCGACGGCCCTTGGACGCCGACCCACAAGATAGTGATCCCCAATGGGGCGGAGGGCGAATGGGATCAGTACTCGATCCACGACCCTTACCCGTTGGTTTACAAAGACAAGATCTACCTCTATTACAAGTCGGATTGCGATGGCGATCCGCGGCTCGTGCGGATGCAGGGGCTAGCGATCGCCGACGACCCGCTAGGCCCTTTCGAAAAACATCCGCTAAACCCCGTGATCAACTCTGGCCACGAAACGACCCTTTTTCCATTCAAGGAAGGCATCGCTGCCTTGGTGATCGGTGATGGCAACGAACACAACACGATTCAGTATGCAAAGAACGGCGTGAACTTCGAGATCGCCTCGATCGTGCAAATGATGCCTGGCGCCGCGGGGCCATTTGTCCCCGATGCCTTTACCAACACCAAAGATGGCCGTGGAATTACCTGGGGAATCTCACACTTTACCAATTACACAAATTGGAACCAAAACCACGCCATCCTCGCCCGCTTCGACTGCGACCTGAGCCTCGACCTAAACGACCCGGCGATGAAGCATCACCGGGCGTATCTCCGGCCTGAGCAGTATTTCAAGCAAGGGTTGAATCGAAAGCAGCGTGAGCGGATTGGCGGGGCGAATCGACTTTTGCAGAATTCGAAACCGTAAAGCATATGCGAGTTTAGCCCTATTGCCAATTCGTTGGGATGATCATTCAGTTGCAGCAGTTGCTACTTTCATGTTGGCAAAGTAGCGACTGTCGTTCACCCAATCGTCACGCGTGTAGGTTATCGTCGAGCTATCGGTCTCTTTGACTTCCAACTTTTGCAGACGGAAACCCATATCCGTGATCTCCGTAAATAGGAGGTGAGCAAGATTTTCGACAGTCGTCGGGTGCGAAAATCGCTTGAGCTTGAGCTTCTCGCCCGTCCTTAGCATATGTTGGGTCAATGTCTCATACAGCGGATCGTTAACGTGGATCATCATCCCGTGATCGTATTCACGCTTCAAGAAGGGCTCGATCTTCGCGTCGAAATCGCCGAACAGTGTTGTGAGTGCACCTGTCCGCTCGACCTCGAAATGGCAAGTTAATCCATAGCGGTGACCGTGCAAGTTGCTGCATTTGTCTTGTAGCTCTTCATTGCGATGCGCTGCATAAAATTTGTAACTTTTTTCGATGATCATCAGAGCGACCTCAGTAGTTGAGCAGAATGTGTGAGCGTGTTAGCCGAGAGACTTTCCGTTGATGAAGGACAGAAACTCGCTCCGACTTGATAGATTCGTCTTGAAAGTGCCACGCAATGCACTGGTTACCGTTGAGCTACCATGCTTCTTGATGCCGCGAATTGACATGCAGGAATGCTCTGCCTGCACCACGACACCTACGGCAGTGGTCTTGAGTTCCGACTCGATCATTTCGGCAATCGTTTGTGTCATTCTTTCTTGAACTTGGGGGCGGCGGGCGACCTCCTCGACAACGCGGGCTAATTTGCTGAGGCCTGTCACTTTACCTTCAGGAATGTATCCAACATGGGCGACGCCGGTGAAAGGCAACAGGTGATGCTCGCACATGCTCGTGAACGGGATGTCCCTCACGAGGACGAGCTCGTTATACTCCTCAGGAAACGTGACCTGAAGATGACGCGTGGGATCGAGGCGTAAGCCTTCAAACATCTCAGCATACATCTTGGCGACACGACGGGGAGTTTCTTCAAGTCCTGGTCGGTCGGGATCTTCGCCTACGGCTTTAAGAATTGTTCGAACGGCTGTCTTAATGGCGGCCAGGTCGACTGAATCCTTACGCGTAGTGTTTTGAGTCTTTCGAGAATGAGTGACTGGAACCGCGGTTCGGCTTGAGACAGACTGATCGGAATGGTCGTCGACGTCAATTAACTGGTTCATGTTTGCCTTGGGTTTGCAAGGGAGCAGTAGGGATGAGGAGGCAGAGTCCTCCTTGGACGAGGCCCTACCCGTATTGCAAGACGTTTGGTAACCCTTGGCGATTCGATTCTATTCGGACCCCATTAAGCCAGTAGCTGGCGATGACTGTAATAAAGATGTTATTTTGAGGATCGCCCTTTACCCGCCGACGATGTGGTTGCAGGTGGCCGATTTTCGATTTTCTGAGAAATTCCAACGATCTTGGTGTTTATCTGCCTATTTCTTCGGTTTCAACGCAGTTCAGAACCCTCAGATGGTCGGAAAGGAGAAGCCCATGTTTGGACTATTGAGCAGCAAAAAGAAACGACTGGAAAAGAAATACGCTCTTCTCTTAGATGAATCCTACAAACTTAGCCATAGGGATCGAAAAGCAAGTGATCTGAAAATGGCCGAAGCGAATCGAGTCTTGGAGCAGATCAAGGGTTTAGAAATGAGCTCGAATCAGAGCGACACGTAGCGCAATGCATCGGTTCGCGATGTTCTCTACAGGGTCGCAACCTTCGAGTCAGGGCGAAGAACCTCCCAGTAATGGGTGTTGCTTTTCTTCTATCATAGTCGCTGAAGCGTTACACATCGGTTATCCTCATGGCAAGATGTCTGTGTTGAGCTTTGGAAAGTCACCGACGCTGCACAAGATCTCCTACCGCATTGCATATTGCTTAACGAAACGCGTAATGTGCTCAGGGGCCTGCCATGAAGTTGAAAGATTGGTTTTCTAGGTACCAAGCATCCTTCTCCTACATTGGGCTGGTTTTTGCAGTCCTGTTTTTTGCTGCTTCGCTCTCGCCCTCGCTGTTGCCACGTAACTATATCGTGCAAGGCCTGCTTTCTGGTATTGAATTGGCAGTTGGCTACGGTGTTGGCTGTCTGTTCGTTTGGGTCTGGAAGTATCTGGAGCTTCCTGAGTTCGGAGGCAAAGCGACACTTGTCGGAAAGCGAGCTATCACAATTTTTGCGGCGGTTTTGGCGTCTGTTTCTCTCTGGCGGGCGACCATCTGGCAGAACTCGATTCGTACCCGGATGGAAATGGAACCACTCGAAAGTGCCTACCCGTTTACGGTGTTACTGATCGCTCTCGTCTTTGGGGCGCTGTTGGTTGGAGGCGCGCGCCTTTTCGGAAAGAGCTGTGCGTACGTTATCGAGAAGATCAACCGTGTCTTCCCACGCCGAGTGTCGAACGTTTTAGGCATTTCGCTTGTCTCGGCACTCGGGCTTTTATTTGTGAACGGAGTCTTGGCCAAGTCCGCGTTGAGCGTTGCTGATTCGGTTTTCTCTCGGATTGATGCGAAAGTCGATGCAGGCATTGAGCAGCCTGAACGCAACGTTCTATCAGGAAGCACCGATTCACTCATTCTTTGGAACACTATCGGCCGTCAAGGCAAGGATTTTATCTCGAAGGGGCCGACGCAGGAGCAGTTGAGCGATTTTTTGGGAAAGCCGGCTAAGCAACCTGTGCGGGTTTATGTTGGTCTCAGGTCGCGAGACACGCCCGAGGAACGCGCAGAGCTTGCCTTGGAAGAGTTAAAACGGGTCGGCGCTTTTGAGCGCTCTTTACTTGTTGTTGCGACCCCCACGGGAACGGGCTGGCTAGACCCTGGTGCCACAGACACGATCGAATATTTGCACGCGGGCGATACAGCCATCGTAAGTATGCAGTACTCCTATTTGCCGAGTTGGATCACGATCATGGTCGATCCGAATCGTTCACGGGTAGCTGCGCAAGTGCTGTTTGAAGAAGTGTACGAGCACTGGAAGAACCTACCCAAGGAGGCCCGCCCCAAGTTGTACCTGCATGGACTCAGCCTTGGTTCTCTCGGTTCAGAGACGTCAGGAGATTTGCTCACGACATTCGAAGACCCGATCCAAGGGGCACTTTGGAGCGGTCCACCATTCCCGAGCCGTGTGTGGTCTCAATTGACACGAGCTCGAGAGCCAAATTCTCCTGCATGGCTGCCCGTGTTCAGAGATGCTTCGGTTGTGAGATTCATAAATCAGAAGTCCAAGCCGGACCCGTCGAGTGAGTCTTGGAGTTCCATTCGCTGCATCTATATTCAGCACGCAAGTGACCCGATGATCTTCTTCTCGCCATCCTTGCTGTATCAGAAACCAGAATGGCTTGTGGGGGAACGAGGAGCGGACGTCTCACCCTATTTGGATTGGTACCCGATCATCACTTTCCTGCAAGTCGCCTGCGATCTTCCCATGGCGACCAGTGTGCCGATTGGCTACGGACACAACTACTCACCAAGCGAATATCTCGACGCTTGGATAGCCATTACTAATCCAAAAGATTGGGATGATGCGGATAGCGTACGCCTGAAGCAATTGCTTACGCCATAGTTTGTTGGGGCGTCTCGAATGCCTAGTCGCCTTGCAAGCCGGGTCTCAGCACTCGCACCACTGGTGTTTGATCCACTGCGATAATAGACTGAGCAATCCTCACACGAACTGTTAGTAGCGATGATTTTCGTTGCTAGCCTACCCTGACTTTCAGCTCGCTTACCCCATTTATGAGCAACTTCACGATTGAAAGCGAAGCTGGAATACTTGCGACGCTTGCTGGAATATGTGCTTTTTTCTTTTGGCTGGAACGAAGTACCAGGTGGCGGCTATTCAACTACTTGCCGCCATTGATTTTCATTTACTTGATTCCAGTCATCTTCTCTGCCACAAACGTTCTGCCGAACGACGCGCCAGTCTACGATGCCTTTAGTCGGTTGGTGCTGCCGATGATGCTGGTGCTTCTGATGCTGAAAGTCGATATTCGTGGAGCCGTTGAGACGCTGGGGCGTGGAGTCGCCGTGATGTTGTTCGGCACGTTGGGCGTCATGGTAGGGGCTCCGATAGGGCTGCTGGTCGTAAAGGGGTGGCTTGGGCCGGATGCTTGGAAAGCGTTTGGCGTTCTGTCAGGTAGTTGGATTGGTGGAACCGGAAATATGGCTGCGGTCAGCGAGATGATCGAGGCTGAGGGAGCTGCCGTCGGTCTCGCGGTGATTGGCGACTCCGTGATCTATCTCTTTTGGCTGCCGATCTTGCTCGCTTCAAAGAACTGGGCGAGCGTTTTCTCCCGTTGGGTCGGCGTCTCTGAAGAGTCGATGAATTCACTCCCGATGGCCAACGAGGTGGACGAGCATGCGGCGAGTCAAGCAACGCCCTCAACACCTGATTTCCTCACAATGCTGGCGGTCGCGTTTGCTGCCACATGGCTCGCTGACGTGATTTCTGGCGTGCTACCTACGGTCGAGCCATACTTGACGGCCTCGTCCTGGCGGGTGCTGCTGATAACAGCCATTGGGATTAGCCTTTCGCTGACCAACCTGCGGGACTTGCCAGCGAGTCATGAGTTGGCAATGGCCCTGGTTTATCTGTTTGTTGCTCGAATGGGTGCAAAGACCGATCTTTCAGCGGCTGCCGAGCAGGCGTTACCCTTTTTGCTGGGAGCGGCCATTTGGATTCTCATCCACGGGGGTTTCTGCCTGCTGGGGGCGAAACTCATGAAGGTCGACATTCACACGGCCGCCATCGCCAGTGCCGCGAATATCGGTGGGGCTGCGTCTGCGACGATCGTTGCATCACACCACGACGAGCGACTCGTGCCGACCAGTATTCTCATGGCACTGTTAGGCTATGCCGTTGGTAACTTCGCGGCCTACGGGACAGCGCTGATTTGCTCGTGGGTTGCGTGAGAGCTACCAAAGCCGCTTAGCGAATGCGAAGTTCTTGTCACGTACGGGTGCGTAATTGTCGTCTTCGGGATTAAAGCTGCTGATGGTGACGATTGGTACTTCGGCTTGCAGAAACTGATCGTCACCCAGGTAGATAGCTGTATGGCGAATTCGGCCGAGGGGCCCAAGAAAATAGAGCAGATCACCGCGCTGCAAACGCGAACGGTGCCAACGCGTAGCGACTAGTCGGCCTACGTAACACTGTTGATTCGAGTCGCGCGGCAGGTTGATTCCGATGGTTGCGTAGCAAATCTGTACGAGCCCTGAACAATCGATGCCCGCGGCCGTTTTGCCACCCCAATAGTATTTGACACCGAGCAGCTTTTCCCCGTTTTCGATTGCCCGGTCGATCTCTTCACGAGGTGGCTCATCAGTTTTGCAGATATTTTTGGGGAGCGTTACGGTCTTCCCATCAGGCAATTCGCATTCGACGCCTTCGTTCGTTTCACCTGTTCGCTTAAGTCTCGTGCCTGCGGAAAGTTCGAGCCCCGCGTCGACCGTGTAGTTTGAAGTGAGGATCACTCCAGGAGCCTGGACATAAGACTCGAATTGCGCTTGCGTCAGTTGCGTTACGGCAGTCTTGGGAATGTAGCCCAAATAGCCTTCAACGCTGTGTGCCAAGTAGTAGTCTCCCACGATTCGCAACAGATAGAGTGGCTCGCCGAGCAAGCAGGTCGTTCCAGCAGATTGATTCCTTTCGGGGCTGTCGTAGCTAATCGTGGAGGCGATCTTCACAAGGCCATAGTGCTTGCTGGCCAGATTCTCAGAGGGAAGAACTTCGACGCGGTTATCAATCTCGCCAAAGCCGAGCGTTTCGAGAAAAGACTGCAGCCCTTCGCGCGATTCCGCGAACTCGACGAAGCCGTCGAGGACTAAGCTACCCTCGTCCTGTATTTCCCCCGTTACCTCGAAAGCACAAACTCGCGAATCGTTGGCAAGTCGCGAACGATAAAAATCGATGTACTGAGCGACACGGCTGGCGTCCCCCTTGAGTGAAGGCTCGATCTCTTTAGCGAGTCGGACGACCCTGCCTGACGAAGCCGGCGGGGCCCCATCAGGCACGGTTTGGGCCGTTGCGGTGGCGTCGAGGGTTGTGGCGAGGAGGGCGTAGGAAAGCAGTGTTATCGAAGAACGCATTGTATTGACTAGTTTAGAACGATGGGATGCTTGTGTGGCCTTATTGTAGACTTTATTTGAGGGTGTTCCACACTCAATCACTGGCTTATCAGCTAGTGGCGGTCAACGATATGCCTATTCTCTAAAGTTGCACCAAGCAGTGGCACAAGAGTTTGACCTGCCGCTGCAACAGAGCTCACGTTCTGGCTCTTTACAAGGTCACGTACAACAAGAAGCTGCCAAACTGATCACATCTCAGTTCTCAGACTGTCAGGACAAACTTAAGGGTCTGTTGGCTGTTCCGAATCTCCTGGCATTGATCCCTGTGCTTTGGAGCATTGTTAGATGCAGGCTTGCCATGTCGACAGGGCGACGAGAGCGGATTTGGCTTCCTGCCTCAATTGTTCCTCCGCCACGCCCCGCAATAAGGGTTGGCAGGTCTTCATTGCCGTGGGTGTCGCCGTCACCGAGGCTGCTTCCGTAGACGATCAGACTATTGTCTAGCAATGTCCGTCCATCTGGTTCTTGGATCGACTTCAGTTTGGCTAGTAGGTAAGCGAGCTGACGGTGGTGCCAGCGATTCACCTTGGCATACATGGCACGTTTCTCTTTCGTTGAACGCCACCGTGTTTTGCCATCGTCGTCATCGGTTCGGCCTGAAGCGTCGCGGTAGTGAGAGAGTGCGTGCCACGTACCCTTCACGCCGTCGATGAAATTGAAGTAACGGTTAGATTGTCCATGGTCGAGCATAAACGTCACCACCCTTGTTGCGTCAGACTGCAGCGCCAAAACGATGAGGTCGAGCATCTGTCGGACGTATTCCTCGTGCTCCGCTGGAATTCCAGGGGCTGGCGGAGTAAACATGTCGGTAAGAGTTTGGTCAGCGGACATTTCGTGCGATCTGCGATTCGCGAATTCGATCCGCTTTTCGAGCGCACGAATTGATTGGAAGTACTCGTCAATTCGGTGCTGGTCTTGTCGACTCACCTGCTTGCGTAGTCGCCGTGCCTGATCGCGTACCTCATCAAGCACCCCGGCTGTGGTTGCTCCACCCGATGGTGGGCGGAACATGCGATCAAAAACCGCACGCGGCTCGACTTCGCGAGGGAGTGGTACCCCTTGTCGATTCCATGAAATCGCATTGCGAGGCAAGGAGTTGGAGAAGAAGCCTTGGCCTTGTAACGACAGTTCCAATGAAGGTAGTAGCGTCTGATCGCCGATCGCTTCCGCGGCGACTTGATCAACGGAGACCCCAGCGGCACGTGAGTGTTCCCCCACATATCCCTTGCCCGTTAGCCAGTTCGGCGGACCTTCCACGTGACCATCACCCTCAGGCATCCAGAGATTGGTGGGAATGGTCAAATCGTCCTTAAATGGCTCGAGTGGGCTCATCCAGCTGTTAAGTTCAAGCAACTTTCCATCGTGTCCCACTTTTTTGGGATGCCATGTCCCTTCGGCAACTCCGTTGGGAAAGTACAAATAAATCAACCGTCGTGGTGACGCTGAGACAGTGGGCTTGGCGAATGCAGGTGACAGTAGTTGATCAAGAAGAGGAAGGGACACCGCAGCACTGGCGGTCTTCAATATGAATCGACGACTGATCTCGACTTGGTTTCTCAAGGATTCGTTTGTCATGGCTTCGCTCTTTCTGTTTGTTGGTAGCGAAAGGGATAGCTGGTAACGACGCCTTCCAATAGCGACTGCATTCTCAAATCGTTCTCTTTGACA
The genomic region above belongs to Lacipirellulaceae bacterium and contains:
- a CDS encoding HAMP domain-containing sensor histidine kinase; this encodes MSNDRLAWPILLILLTVLVPSLGVVWMMREAVSNERLAASQRLREAYQVQLESVVKNVEQDWSERLAEISKLASKGSPSYAFKEIVEKKFCDSVLIRDQEGVLLYPDENPRVNESPNDSDPRWYRAQRFEYVDKNYRAARQVYAEISRDHEEVLQRVTAQLAEVRCLLKLNERDEAAIVLKSIRQQENAFDRQGRSLAAVSELRLLQILNRESASWKEIAKKLEQRLGNYRTVSMPSSQRRFLMAELQALTDEPIYWPTQAAEKLAAEVAETLGASPGGSRSLSKTNLPEIWSQTSQDKRLVLLMSEETIRRELATFAKGQSLPEGVEFVVTSAKEPDQALVSMPIGQRLGPWRVSLVATEGDLFERNSQQQKAFHAWIALIVIGTTCVLGWLLAATIRRRLQLAQLKNDLVATVSHELKTPLAAIRLLVDTLLEAEDQPDRSTGDTRTREYLELISKENSRLTRLIENFLTFSRMERNKQRFDFQPIDLSEATRKSAEVFEEHIGELSSPLTLRLAGPLMVSADFDALVTVVVNLLENAWKYSEDDKEIVLATSTDGSNAVVAVRDHGIGLSARDQRRIFDRFYQVDQKVSRTREGCGLGLSIVHAIVEAHGGEVSVESQLGEGSTFEVRLPLVEVKQQQDVASEVAGAIT
- a CDS encoding response regulator transcription factor codes for the protein MSTTQRIMIIEDDATLLRGLTDNFTDAGFDVDSASDGAVGLAQTLAQPPDVMLLDIMLPKLNGYEICQRVRKEKLDFPIIMLTAKGQEEEIVRGLELGADDYVTKPFGIRELLARVNRLVRRQESEMPEGVEIGDAVFNRTSQKLTREGVEVPLTRKEYLLLEYFVSQSHRALTRRDIMDRVWGRAVIVSGRSVDRCVATLRSKIEPEPSRPQFIHTIRDVGYRFELG
- a CDS encoding family 43 glycosylhydrolase; translation: MKFVSFLFFVSLAHFLWQPVEAVGEDHSQETAEAFPYGLVPEQKPDIPLSRAMNRVYEGSYGGLDCARNEFFTRFKYTPLQGFDYHGHDGTVSRRDATKVIRVNGKYYVWYTHRQTPTPPDYEGGAGETIPSRDWDLAEIWYATSKDGFVWEEQGVAVERMEKPNAGWRSVSTPDILVWKGKYYLYYQAYLMMPGSRTSSATNGDDCPVSVSVADSPDGPWTPSNKIVVPNGPPGSWDQYVIHDPYPLVYNGKIYLYYKGEMGGQPPVRAQGLAIADDPLGPFKKHPLNPVINSGHETSLFPWGKGLAAIVSRHGLEHNTIQYAPDGVNFEVKAITGLMPIAPGAHVPDAFTNTDDGRGITWGLCHFRNLGREDGRSHSMLARFDCDLSLDVHDPEMKESDIFVQPKIYFNFGLSEEQRKRLGAPAADPNFVIPE
- a CDS encoding glycoside hydrolase → MQLTSAEEEPSSGFPFVLPKEKPNRPLSAAMERNYTAYSAPRPEDNELYSLFKYTQLKGFDYNNHDGTISRRDPSKVIFANGRYYVWYTHRETPTSPKGARNSTETIPSSDWDLADIWYATSKDGFTWEEQGVAVPRPPKPQPGWRSVTTTDILVWKGKYYLYYQAFMEASGTRGDDCPVAVSVAGSPDGPWTPTHKIVIPNGAEGEWDQYSIHDPYPLVYKDKIYLYYKSDCDGDPRLVRMQGLAIADDPLGPFEKHPLNPVINSGHETTLFPFKEGIAALVIGDGNEHNTIQYAKNGVNFEIASIVQMMPGAAGPFVPDAFTNTKDGRGITWGISHFTNYTNWNQNHAILARFDCDLSLDLNDPAMKHHRAYLRPEQYFKQGLNRKQRERIGGANRLLQNSKP
- a CDS encoding 6-carboxytetrahydropterin synthase; protein product: MIIEKSYKFYAAHRNEELQDKCSNLHGHRYGLTCHFEVERTGALTTLFGDFDAKIEPFLKREYDHGMMIHVNDPLYETLTQHMLRTGEKLKLKRFSHPTTVENLAHLLFTEITDMGFRLQKLEVKETDSSTITYTRDDWVNDSRYFANMKVATAATE
- the folE gene encoding GTP cyclohydrolase I FolE, giving the protein MNQLIDVDDHSDQSVSSRTAVPVTHSRKTQNTTRKDSVDLAAIKTAVRTILKAVGEDPDRPGLEETPRRVAKMYAEMFEGLRLDPTRHLQVTFPEEYNELVLVRDIPFTSMCEHHLLPFTGVAHVGYIPEGKVTGLSKLARVVEEVARRPQVQERMTQTIAEMIESELKTTAVGVVVQAEHSCMSIRGIKKHGSSTVTSALRGTFKTNLSSRSEFLSFINGKSLG
- a CDS encoding Lacal_2735 family protein; this encodes MAIRFYSDPIKPVAGDDCNKDVILRIALYPPTMWLQVADFRFSEKFQRSWCLSAYFFGFNAVQNPQMVGKEKPMFGLLSSKKKRLEKKYALLLDESYKLSHRDRKASDLKMAEANRVLEQIKGLEMSSNQSDT
- a CDS encoding alpha/beta-hydrolase family protein, with the protein product MKLKDWFSRYQASFSYIGLVFAVLFFAASLSPSLLPRNYIVQGLLSGIELAVGYGVGCLFVWVWKYLELPEFGGKATLVGKRAITIFAAVLASVSLWRATIWQNSIRTRMEMEPLESAYPFTVLLIALVFGALLVGGARLFGKSCAYVIEKINRVFPRRVSNVLGISLVSALGLLFVNGVLAKSALSVADSVFSRIDAKVDAGIEQPERNVLSGSTDSLILWNTIGRQGKDFISKGPTQEQLSDFLGKPAKQPVRVYVGLRSRDTPEERAELALEELKRVGAFERSLLVVATPTGTGWLDPGATDTIEYLHAGDTAIVSMQYSYLPSWITIMVDPNRSRVAAQVLFEEVYEHWKNLPKEARPKLYLHGLSLGSLGSETSGDLLTTFEDPIQGALWSGPPFPSRVWSQLTRAREPNSPAWLPVFRDASVVRFINQKSKPDPSSESWSSIRCIYIQHASDPMIFFSPSLLYQKPEWLVGERGADVSPYLDWYPIITFLQVACDLPMATSVPIGYGHNYSPSEYLDAWIAITNPKDWDDADSVRLKQLLTP